In Mycolicibacterium aubagnense, the DNA window ACACAGACCCTTCGACGTCTCACCCGCCAATTCGTAGACAGCATCGGCCGATTCGCAGTTGGTCGAGGTGAAATGGAACTTCTCGTAGTCGGCGGCGGTGATGCACTGCCCCGATTTCAGGCCGCCGCCGAAAGCGGTGGGGCCGTGAAGTCCTTTGCGGACGACATTGGAGATCCCACCGACCAGGGCCAGCAACATCACCACACCCACAATCCACATCCACGGCTTGAGCCCCGACTTGCGCGGTGGCGGCGGAAATCCGGGAAACGGGTTCGTGGCACCGTAGTTCGGCTGGGGCGGGCCGGCCCAGGGCTGCGAGGGCGGTGCCGGCCAGCCGGGCTGCGGCTGCCATGCCGGGGATGGGTTCGGTTGTCCCGGTGGGCCCACCGGCGGTGGGTGCTGCGGGTCGCCCCACGGACCTGGCTGCTGTGGTGGCTGTGTCACGGACGGTCAGTTCGGCGCCGACGTGCACAAGATGCCGTGAGCCGCTTTCGCGAGCGCACCGGTGGGCCCCGCGTCGGCCCCGTACTGTCCAGCCAGCGCGCCGATGACGTCGGGCCGCGACTGCCCGCTGAACGCCATCTGACAAGCCTGCAGCCCGGCCTGCATCACCGCGTCATCATCACCGGGGAAGCCCGCATTGCGGGCCTGGTTGATGAACCGCTGCTGTTCCGGCGTAAACGGCATCGGCCACGCCGACGC includes these proteins:
- a CDS encoding DUF732 domain-containing protein, with translation MFAHIRLAAGAVAAAAALSVAAAGPASAWPMPFTPEQQRFINQARNAGFPGDDDAVMQAGLQACQMAFSGQSRPDVIGALAGQYGADAGPTGALAKAAHGILCTSAPN